A single window of Nitrospirota bacterium DNA harbors:
- a CDS encoding 50S ribosomal protein L23, protein MRKYYDILVKPLLTEKGNKLKEADNKVLFKVARDANKMEIKKAVEETFKVKVDRVATINCMGKKKRLGKHEGKRPDWKKAIVTLKKGEKLDFLEGV, encoded by the coding sequence ATGAGAAAATATTACGATATCCTTGTTAAACCTCTTCTTACAGAAAAGGGCAATAAACTCAAAGAGGCGGACAATAAGGTTCTTTTTAAAGTGGCAAGAGACGCCAATAAGATGGAGATTAAGAAAGCGGTGGAAGAAACTTTTAAAGTAAAGGTAGATAGGGTTGCAACTATCAATTGCATGGGTAAGAAAAAACGTCTTGGAAAGCATGAAGGTAAAAGGCCTGATTGGAAAAAGGCTATAGTAACCCTGAAAAAGGGTGAAAAATTAGACTTTCTTGAGGGTGTGTAA
- the tuf gene encoding elongation factor Tu (EF-Tu; promotes GTP-dependent binding of aminoacyl-tRNA to the A-site of ribosomes during protein biosynthesis; when the tRNA anticodon matches the mRNA codon, GTP hydrolysis results; the inactive EF-Tu-GDP leaves the ribosome and release of GDP is promoted by elongation factor Ts; many prokaryotes have two copies of the gene encoding EF-Tu), producing the protein EGVEMVMPGDNTNLVVELITPIAMEKELRFAIREGGRTVGAGVVTEVIE; encoded by the coding sequence TGAGGGAGTGGAGATGGTAATGCCAGGAGATAACACAAACCTGGTAGTAGAGCTGATAACGCCGATAGCAATGGAGAAGGAATTGAGATTTGCCATAAGAGAGGGTGGCAGGACAGTAGGGGCAGGAGTCGTAACTGAGGTAATTGAATAA
- the rpsJ gene encoding 30S ribosomal protein S10 codes for MNQKIRIKLRSYDHRVLDQSVLEIVDTAKRTGAKISGPIPLPTRIHKITVLRSPHVDKKSREQFEIRTHKRLIDILDPTPQTVDALMKLDLAAGVDVEIKL; via the coding sequence ATGAATCAAAAGATAAGGATAAAGCTAAGGTCTTATGATCACAGGGTGTTGGATCAGTCTGTCCTGGAAATTGTTGATACTGCTAAAAGGACAGGGGCAAAAATATCCGGTCCTATACCCCTGCCGACCAGGATTCATAAGATTACTGTCCTCAGGTCTCCGCATGTTGATAAAAAATCAAGAGAACAGTTTGAGATAAGAACTCACAAGAGATTGATAGATATACTGGACCCAACGCCCCAGACTGTTGATGCGTTGATGAAACTGGATCTTGCTGCAGGAGTTGATGTGGAGATAAAGTTATGA
- the rplD gene encoding 50S ribosomal protein L4, protein MPEIALLNKENKPVGKIDLPQDIFSAEVRKDMLHEVVRNYLANQRQGTASTKTKGLVSGGGKKPWKQKGTGRARAGSNRSPIWRGGGIVFGPQPRAYSYKLPKKVRWIALNSALSAKFSDGEVTVVEDLSMPEPKTKRLISILNSLGLTGSILIVIPEKDRALELAARNIPDVKIERVEELNPYGILTHSRLLLTKGAVEKMMEVYIG, encoded by the coding sequence ATGCCGGAGATAGCGCTGCTTAATAAGGAAAATAAGCCTGTGGGCAAAATAGATTTGCCCCAGGATATCTTTTCTGCAGAGGTTAGAAAAGATATGCTGCATGAAGTTGTGCGAAATTACCTTGCAAATCAGAGGCAGGGGACTGCTTCGACCAAAACAAAAGGGCTTGTGAGCGGTGGAGGGAAAAAACCGTGGAAACAGAAAGGTACAGGCAGGGCAAGGGCAGGCAGCAACCGCTCTCCCATATGGAGGGGTGGGGGTATTGTTTTTGGCCCTCAGCCGAGAGCTTATTCCTACAAACTACCCAAGAAAGTCAGGTGGATTGCCCTTAATTCAGCCCTATCTGCTAAGTTTTCAGACGGAGAGGTCACTGTAGTAGAGGATTTATCCATGCCAGAACCGAAGACAAAAAGGCTAATCTCAATATTGAACAGTCTTGGGCTGACAGGCTCAATTTTAATTGTAATACCAGAAAAGGATAGAGCTCTTGAACTTGCTGCCAGAAACATCCCTGATGTGAAAATAGAGAGGGTTGAGGAATTAAATCCTTACGGCATATTGACTCACAGCAGGCTCCTTTTGACTAAAGGGGCAGTAGAGAAGATGATGGAGGTTTATATAGGATGA
- the rplC gene encoding 50S ribosomal protein L3 has protein sequence MTGILGKKLGMTQIFNEDGRIVPVTVIEAGPCKVVQVKTDERDGYEAIQLGFDEIRKEKKVPKGRLGHFKKASLPPYRLLREVKVSTGFKVGDDIKVDIFGKGDRVSVTGMSKGKGFQGVMKRHHYHGGPGSHGSMFNRAPGSIGQSSFPSRVWKNTGLPGHMGNERVTGRLIDAGDSAA, from the coding sequence ATGACAGGCATTTTAGGAAAGAAATTGGGCATGACCCAGATTTTTAACGAAGATGGGCGCATTGTACCTGTTACTGTTATAGAGGCAGGGCCATGTAAAGTGGTTCAGGTAAAGACTGATGAAAGGGATGGCTATGAAGCTATCCAGCTTGGTTTTGACGAAATTAGAAAAGAAAAGAAGGTACCTAAGGGCCGTCTTGGACACTTCAAGAAGGCATCCCTCCCACCTTATCGGTTACTCAGAGAAGTAAAAGTGTCAACCGGCTTTAAGGTAGGGGATGATATAAAGGTTGATATTTTTGGAAAGGGTGACAGGGTTTCAGTGACAGGGATGTCGAAAGGAAAGGGTTTTCAGGGTGTTATGAAGAGACACCACTATCATGGCGGGCCTGGCTCGCATGGTTCAATGTTTAACAGGGCACCTGGTTCTATAGGGCAAAGCTCTTTCCCATCGAGGGTGTGGAAAAATACAGGTTTGCCAGGCCATATGGGAAATGAAAGAGTGACCGGAAGGTTGATTGATGCCGGAGATAGCGCTGCTTAA